One window from the genome of Pedococcus badiiscoriae encodes:
- a CDS encoding phosphoenolpyruvate carboxykinase (GTP): MTTEATHTDQRAGGTTHAGLQAWVDEVAAMTTPDHIEWVTGSDAEWTRLTDKLVEAGTFVRLNEEKKPNSFYAASDPTDVARVEDRTYICSVDEKDAGPTNNWMDPNEMKDLMRGLYAGCMKGRTMYVIPFVMGHVEAENPMFGVEITDSEYVVVSMRVMARCGVNVLRRIEELGENAKYVPALHSVGAPLEPGQKDVKWPCNPEKYIVQFPEERMIWSFGSGYGGNALLGKKCYSLRIASAMARDEGWLAEHMLILKLISPEQQVYYIAAAFPSACGKTNLAMLAPTIPGWKVETLGDDIAWMRFGKDGRLYAVNPEFGFFGVAPGTNEHTNPNAMKTINKGNSVFTNVALTDDRDIWWEGLENTPAHATSWKGLDWTPDSAELSSHANSRYCTPIEQCDILADEYYDPQGVPISAIFFGGRRKTTVPLVTESRDWTHGTFMGATLSSETTAAATGAVGVVRRDPMAMLPFIGYNAGDYFQHWINMGKDADASKLPKIFYVNWFRRDDDGGFLWPGFGENSRVLKWAIERIEGKAAAVETPIGHVPTPESLDTDGLDMSDADIAAALKVDPEEWKAEIPQIEEWFAKFGENLPTELQIELDGLKARLGLE; this comes from the coding sequence ATGACGACCGAGGCGACGCACACCGACCAGCGGGCCGGCGGCACGACGCACGCCGGCCTGCAGGCATGGGTCGACGAGGTGGCAGCGATGACCACCCCCGACCACATCGAGTGGGTCACCGGCTCCGACGCCGAGTGGACCCGCCTCACCGACAAGCTCGTCGAGGCCGGCACCTTCGTGCGCCTCAACGAGGAGAAGAAGCCGAACAGCTTCTACGCCGCCTCCGACCCGACCGACGTCGCCCGGGTCGAGGACCGCACCTACATCTGCTCCGTCGACGAGAAGGACGCCGGGCCCACCAACAACTGGATGGACCCGAACGAGATGAAGGACCTCATGCGCGGGCTCTATGCCGGCTGCATGAAGGGCCGCACGATGTACGTCATCCCGTTCGTCATGGGCCACGTCGAGGCCGAGAACCCCATGTTCGGCGTCGAGATCACCGACTCCGAGTACGTCGTGGTCTCGATGCGCGTGATGGCCCGCTGCGGCGTCAACGTCCTGCGCCGGATCGAGGAGCTGGGTGAGAACGCCAAGTACGTCCCGGCACTGCACTCGGTGGGCGCCCCCCTCGAGCCCGGCCAGAAGGACGTCAAGTGGCCGTGCAACCCCGAGAAGTACATCGTCCAGTTCCCCGAGGAGCGGATGATCTGGTCGTTCGGCTCCGGCTACGGCGGCAACGCCCTGCTGGGCAAGAAGTGCTACTCGCTGCGCATCGCCAGCGCGATGGCCCGCGACGAGGGCTGGCTCGCCGAGCACATGCTCATCCTCAAGCTCATCTCACCCGAGCAGCAGGTCTACTACATCGCCGCGGCCTTCCCGAGCGCGTGCGGCAAGACCAACCTGGCCATGCTGGCGCCGACCATCCCGGGCTGGAAGGTCGAGACGCTCGGCGACGACATCGCCTGGATGCGCTTCGGCAAGGACGGCCGGCTGTATGCCGTGAACCCCGAGTTCGGCTTCTTCGGCGTCGCGCCCGGCACCAACGAGCACACCAATCCCAACGCCATGAAGACCATCAACAAGGGCAACTCGGTCTTCACCAACGTCGCGCTCACCGACGACCGCGACATCTGGTGGGAGGGCCTGGAGAACACGCCGGCCCACGCCACCAGCTGGAAGGGACTGGACTGGACGCCCGACTCCGCTGAGCTCTCGAGCCACGCCAACAGCCGCTACTGCACCCCGATCGAGCAGTGCGACATCCTCGCCGACGAGTACTACGACCCCCAGGGCGTGCCGATCTCGGCGATCTTCTTCGGTGGCCGCCGCAAGACGACCGTGCCACTGGTGACGGAGTCGCGTGACTGGACCCACGGCACCTTCATGGGCGCCACCCTCTCCTCGGAGACCACCGCCGCCGCGACCGGCGCGGTCGGCGTCGTCCGCCGCGACCCGATGGCGATGCTGCCGTTCATCGGCTACAACGCGGGCGACTACTTCCAGCACTGGATCAACATGGGCAAGGACGCCGACGCGTCCAAGCTGCCGAAGATCTTCTACGTCAACTGGTTCCGTCGGGACGACGACGGCGGCTTCCTGTGGCCCGGGTTCGGCGAGAACAGCCGAGTGCTCAAGTGGGCCATCGAGCGCATCGAGGGCAAGGCTGCCGCCGTCGAGACCCCGATCGGCCACGTGCCGACCCCGGAGTCGCTCGACACCGATGGCCTCGACATGAGCGATGCCGACATCGCGGCGGCGCTCAAGGTCGACCCCGAGGAGTGGAAGGCCGAGATCCCGCAGATCGAGGAGTGGTTTGCCAAGTTCGGCGAGAACCTCCCGACCGAGCTCCAGATCGAGCTCGATGGCCTCAAGGCCCGCCTCGGCCTCGAGTGA